The genomic interval CTGGTGAAAGCCCTCTGAGGGCTCAGACTGAGGCTCTACCTGTTCCCTTCACATGTGTATTCATGAAGAAGAGCAAATGTGAAATTACAGCTGCAAAATAGTTCTACCAGCAACTCTGACATCCAAATCCCACTGCTGTGTTTAACACCAAAGCACCATCAACTTCTGGGCCAGACCTCATGCAAAAGGATTGAGTTATTTGGCTCTGTGGGCACCCCAGGGCAAAGCAGAGGGTCCTGTTGAGATCAGGTAGCAGCAATGCCAAAGAAAATACCGACTGGCAGTGCAGGCTGAATGATTTTATGTAAGGCCAGCAGGCTTGGCAGCCTGCCTGGGGAGAAGCTGCACAGTTATATAACAGTGGAGTGCTAATTCaaattctctgcagagctctctggCTGGGAGTCACTGTGGGACTTGAGCTGCTGTGTTGTAAACACCCTGCTCTCCCCTGCCAAACGTTTCTTTGTGTGCTCAGAGGTGAGTCTGGAGCAGGTCGTGACTGAATGCGGGAGGTAGTGCCAGTTGCCTTTGATTTTCATCCCCTTCCCTTGCTGTCTTTTCACCTTGCAGTGCTGGACTTCAGGCAGCTGGAACTGAAGGAAGTGAAAACTTTAAGGAACAAGGTTCTTAATTCATCCTCTGGGCCCGTTTTTTCTGGGGCTGTCTCTTTTCTTAAGGGGAGAGGAAATGGTTTAAAATGGGGtcaatattttaatatgtttatTAAGCTCATTAAATTTGGTGACTGTGCTCTTGGTTTCATTTCACTTCAGGAATTGCTTAGCTGTATGTCTTGCCAAGTTTTCAAGCTGATTACTTTAGAGGATTGAGAATAAGAGCAAGATTTTTCTGCTGTCATTCCCTTGCAGGCAGCATCCATGAAGAGCAGATAATGCTATTGATTAacctaagaaaataaaaatgcatgaaGAAAGAATTGAAGTTCAGTCTCTTGCTTCTACTCCTCCAGCCCTTTCTCAATCCTAATCATGCTTATATTGCCAACCTGAACATAACTTGGGCCTCCAGGTGTGGAAGATTATATGGCTGTGGAAGCAGCAACCTACAGAACTGCTCTGTAAGAGTTAAAGGTGTTAAGTAAGAAAGCCCTTTAACTGCTgtaaatagaaagaaaacaagtgcccaggagggcaggttAAGCCTCCTGCTGATAGAAGGCATTCCAGAAGGACAGGCTGTTTTTGTCTAATCCATTTAAGATTCTGATGAGTTAGCCCAGCTGGAATCTGCAGTCGTGACTGTTAAGTGACAAAGAACAAGTAGTTGGTGGATCTGTCTCCTTGGAGACACTCAGCCCTGAGTTTATACAGAAAGTTCAAccctgctgcaggaaaaaaaagtgtttcaggaGCTCATGTATCTCCTCCTGTCTAATGAGCTTGGGTTTGAAGTCTGTGGGGAACACTCTCAACAGTGCTAATGACCTAAGGAGCAGATTCTGAAAAACTGGCAGTTCCACTGAGTGCAGTGGGCTACCCATGGAGCCTGGAATTATCTGGATTTTCTAGCATGGTTTTCTCATGGTGAGTTCAGTTGAGagagctgctctctgtgccctcctaCAGCTTGTGGTGTGGCTGCCACAGTTCACCTTTGTCTCTGGGGGAAAACACATCCCTGGGTCActgtgaaagggaaaaggatTTCTCTTCCCATGTCTCTGTATAGGAAGCAAACTCCTGAATTGCTCAGTTACAGAGAATGCCAAAAATATTCTTCCTTCTTCAGAGTCAACTATCACTGGATTCTCCAGGAAACTTTAAATCAATTCCTGACAGCTTTCAACGACAGAAATTACAACCTTGTGCCATGTGACACCCAGTTGCCTCTAGTGCACTGAACTTTAGGGTGCAGTGCCTTTTATTCAGTAGTGTGTAGTTCTGCTAATTCTGTAGTATATCATATAGCTTAAAATTATAACAGCTTCACAAGTGATACTCAGTGCTTTTGTACAGTTCTTTTGACTCTGCCTGACAGAACAAGGAACATAACTTTTAACCTAAACACTGTCTTCCCCTCTACCcctatttgtgtttttttttaggTCAATTCTGGAAAAAGAAGGACCAAGGTCACTCTTCCGAGGGCTGGGTCCAAACTTGGTTGGAGTTGCACCATCAAGGTAAATAGTTAAACTATTGctaaaagacacaaatgttacAGTGGATTTGTGATTCAAAATAGTAGGCCATGAAGATATCCTGTCTGCAAACTGAGACTTGTTTAGGTGTGCTGCTCACATACACACCAAGAGATGCTGGTAAAAATCTGGGTTATACTGCAGAGTAAACACAGCACTTAAATTCCAACTCCTTGCAAGAGCCACTTATGTGCTTGAGAAGGCAATAGAAAGTGGTGCAGAAAAGTCAGTAGGATTAATAATTGTGTTATTGTAATATGCTGCTTCTCTTGAATCCATAACAGTGCCTAGCAGTGAGTGGGATGCCAGGGGGCAGGAGTACCCACCTGCTCCTGGAGAGCCTCAATTCTTCTCAAATGAAAAACTGCAGCTGAGGGGGAAGGACTCTCACTGCTGCCACACAACCCCAAAAGGGGCTTGTGGCCCTCTTGACAGCAACAACAAAGCAGCTCCAAACTTTGCTTGCATTTGGAAGTCTTACAGGCACCTAAATGGTTTCTCCATGTGCCTGTGACTGCCCCATTCTTGGCAGGGCTGAGGATCTTTCTGTCTAGGAAATGTTAACACCAGTTAAAAAGGAACTTGAGGGGTGAACTGCCTCTCTGGCCTCTTGCCTGGTAGGTGAGATGTTCCTCTGTGGAagcagagtcctgtttttgtgTCTGTAGATGGCAGTAGTCATGGGGAGGCCTTTCTGGAGAGAATTTTGGTTTTCAGGAGGTGGGAAGCAGAACAACAATTGCCTAATTTGACACAGTCTGTGTGacattgctttccttttttccccccacagaGCTGTCTACTTTGGGTGCTACTCCAAAGCCAAAGAGCAATTCAACAACATGTTTGTGCCCAACAGCAACATTGTGCACGTCTGTTCTGCAGGTTCTgcaggtatttatttattactcaCCTTCCCCATGGTCTGCAGCAGTACCTGTGTCCAGCCCCTCACCAGGCACTGTGTGAGGTGGTGGTCTGGGGTGCACCTTAATGCTTTTAAGTATTTATTCCAAGCTGTTGTTGCTACAAGACTTCTTCTAGCAGGAGAGAAATGTAAAGAGTGGATCATAAGGTGGGGACTGGGCTGtctgtgcaggagctggggtAGCACAGCAGTCCTGGCTGGTACCTCTGGGGGGAGGACAGAGGCCAATGTGTGGCACATTCTGAAAATGTACCCTTAGTCTGaggtgggatgtgccagccaACAGGAGTTTGCAAGCTCCTGCACTGACCTTGTCTATAGAGGAACTGTTTTTATATTCaactctgaaatatttctagGTTGTTGTTTGTTAATTTGGGATGTTTTTCCAGCTGCAATCCTCTGGTAATGTCTCTGAACACAAGAAAAGAATTACTGGTGGACACCAGCAAACTTCTGGGACTTTTTTAGCCAAATTGTTTCAGGATGTTGTGTTTTTCCTACCTGTCTGGGGAAAATAGTTTCTTCTTGTAGGAAAAATACTGCACAAGAGCTCTGCTGGTTCAATCATCAGACACCAGAGTGGTCACTAAAAATAACCATTCCCAACTAAGCCCTTAATTAGCAATGGGTTCTGTTAATGAGTGGCTCAAGGGCACCACCTacagccctggggagcacaAGTCCAGTACACGTTTATGTTCCCACGGGTTTCCTTTAAGCTGGGATTCCAAAACCCAGTCAGTAAGGAAAGTATCTTGTCTGCAACAGCCTTTAGGAACATGATGTACCTACTAAATATGTGCAAAAAGGAAGAATCCATTGGTTGATGTCTCCTGAAGCTTCACATGAAGTTGTAAGCTGTGGACCTGGCTGGATTCTGACACCTCTAGACAGAGCTGGTGACTGGAACTGTCTCACTGCACAGTTCATGACAATACACCAGCTCTacttttggtttccttttgttttctccagCCTTTATCACAAATTCCCTGATGAATCCCATATGGATGGTGAAAACGAGAATGCAGCTGGAGCGGAAGTGAGTAACTGATTGATGGAGATTGGATAGCACTGCATGGCTAAGGGAGCCTCTGGAAAGCTGAACTTCCATGTTTTCACTCAGGGCTCCTGGTACTTCTATAGACCTTGCCCAGTTGTTTCCCTGGCCCCCAGTTCCACCTTTCAAGCCCCCATGTTTCTGTCTGGTGAGGCTGAAAGTTCTGGTTCCCCTGTCAGTCTGGTGCACAGAGGCTGTTGAGGAGGATGTGGAAGTTGCCCTGAGTGCTGACTTAGGTCCCATCTCTGGTTTAACTGGAAATCTTTAGTTGAGCACAGCATTATTTCTCTCTCAGATTCCTTTGCACAGAACCCTCTGTAGTTCAGGGATGATGTTAAGGATAAATGTACTGAGGACTGAAATGCTTTGATAGAGCAGTAACAGAGGCTGTGGAAGGGTCACTTGTGCTGGATCAGACCATACAGGtgtgtgtgtcactgcagcAGGCCAAGGGTGCTGGAACTCAGGTAGCTGTAAACACGTGGTGGTTCTAAATTGCAATGAAGCCACATTAGTGAAGATTCACAAAACATTCTGGAGGCAATAAGAGTCTGTTGCAGTGGTTTAATGTTCTTCTGCCTCCTTCAGCATTGTGTTCCTGTTAACCACAGCTCCTGAAGAGAGAGGGGATTTGACAGCAGCATCTTTTAGCTGAGTGATTCACAGACACTGATGGATATCAGAGCAATAAGGGACTCTACTAATAATGTGACTGCTTAGAATGGAAATTCCCTCCTGCAAGGACATGTTAGGTCAGATAAGAAGGATCTTATAAAGCACGACaactttataaataatttataagaCTTAatcccagcacttcccaggaTGGCACCTTTGAACTGAGTGCTGCCTCTTAAAATGAAGGATCATTTCTCATGCAGCAGACCTGCATCTCTTGGCCTGCTGAAGGTGGCTTTGAATGGAATCACTAGTTCAACACAAAGCAGTGTCTCTTCAGGGCTTATTGTCTTTTAAAGCATTGGTGTGAACTGTGACAGATGATAGAACTTGAGCTGAAGAATTGTTATGAGTATGTATTAGTGAAATACCAAAGCCTAATGTGTACTCTTAGCATGATAattctgctctgtgcagctttCCTAGGAGAATTTGGGAGAAAAACTTACCAGAGAACCATTTCTGTACTTACAAAAACTATTGAAAGCCATAAGGGTAGgggattttttaatattaattctTTCTCTTAcgctttgttctttttcttttttagagtCAGGGGCTCCAAACCCATGAATGCTTTGCAGTGTGCTAAATATGTCTACCAGACAGAAGGTGTCTGTGGCTTTTATAGGGGCCTGACTGCCTCCTATGCAGGGATTTCTGAGACCATTATCTGCTTTGCTATTtatgaaagtttaaaaaagcaCTTAAAGGAAGTCCAACCACCCCCTTCTTCTAATGGGACCGAAAGGAACTCGACGAACTTCTTTGGACTgatgtttgctgctgctgtttccaagGGCTGTGCCTCTTGTATTGCTTACCCACATGGTATGTTCACTCTCCATTGATCAGTACTGTAGAACAGCTGTTGCCTGTAATCCAAGACAAAGGATGGGGTTCAGAGATGAAAATATGTAGTTCTGTGAATGGCCAACTCCCCATTACTGTGCACTGGCATTTTCAGTACTGCTCTCACCGTTCCCAGGGAGACACATAGTTAGGGATTGGGACTTGCTGGTTTAAAAACAACTCAAGAAACACCAAAAAGAAATTGTTAGCCTTATGTTTCTATTCTCACTTGTAGCCTCATGTATCTAAGTACCCACAGCCTTTGGGATTCTATGATCAAGTTGTGGGAAACACTTGTGGACTGAGCAGTTACTGCTTTTGGATAGATGTGAATGATATCATGGTCGTATAGGAAGAGCAATATTGATTGTGTGAGCATCAGCAAAGCATTTAGATCTGTAGTAGCTTCAGTGAGCAAACAATTCATTTATTCCACATGAAGGAGAACCCTTTAACTTTCCCTGTTGCCTGAAGGGGATTGCACGGCTGGCAGGCAGTGGGTACAGGAAGGTTTTGTTGGGCCTGGGGTTTGCACACAAGCCCGTTCCTGGTGGTGGCACGTTTCTCTGGGGAAGGGGTGCCCTGCTGGCCCCGGGGGGTGTGCCCCCTGCTGGCCCCGGGGGGTGTGCCCCCTGCTGGCCCCGGGGGGGCGCCCCCTGCTGGCCCCGGGGGTGTGCCCCCCCTGCTGGCCCCGGGGGTGTGCCCCCCCTGCTGCCCCCGGGGGGGGCGTGCCCCCTGCTGCCCCCGGGGGGGGCGTGCCCCCTGCTGACCCCCGGGGGGGGCGTGCCCCCTGCTGACCCCCGGGGGGTTGCGCCCCCTGCTGCCCCCGGGGGGTTGCGCCCCCTGCTGCCCCCGGGGGGGTGCGCCCCCTGCTGCCCCCGGGGGGTTGCGCCCCCTGCTGCCCCCGGGGGGGGTGCCCCCCCTGCTGGCCCCGGGGGGGGTGCCCCCCCTGCTGGCCCCGGGGGGGGGCGCCCCCTGCTGACCCCGGGGGGGGGCGCCCCCTGCTGACCCAGGTGTGCCCCTTGCTGACCCCGGGGGTGCCCCCTGCTGACCCCGGTGTGCCCTGCTGACCCGGCGGTGCCCTGtttgctgccctgcagaggtgaTCCGGACGCGGCTGCGGGAGGAAGGCACCAAGTACAAGGCGTTCGTGCAGACGGCGCGGCTGGTGGCGCGGGAGGAGGGGTACCTGGCCTTCTACAGGGGACTCTTCGCGCAGCTCATCCGGCAGATCCCAAACACAGCCATCGTGTTGTCCACCTACGAGTTAATCGTGTACCTGTTAGAAGACCACGTGAAGTAGCAGAGCCAAGACTCCAGTTACAGACTAAGACCAATTTCTTCATTGAACAAATAGTCCTTTAAGAGACTGGTGcaggtggcagtgctggtggaagAACTGCAAGTCTGTAACCACCTGTGGATGTTCCTTTTGGATTCATGCTTTCTGAAAGGTTTCAAGTCATTAACGTTAATagttaattataattttttttaacttgatgaTAATTAAATTGCTACTAAATTAAATTACACTATTTAATTTAAGTATATGTTTGTCCTTTTCCTTAAGCACAGCCATATGTGGTCAAGGAATGTACCTCATACTATCAAGTGATCTCTTGGACTGATGTTCATTAAAACTGTATTAAAACAGGAGAACTGGTTTGGACATTTGAAACTCTTCTTACAACTGGGGATCATCTTGCTTTTCAGCACTGTAGTACCCTAAATGCCTAGATAAGTTTGAGAGTAGTTCTGGTTTATTCAAGGTACATTGTTCATTGCTGTGTGAACATCTTGGAGTGTTCAagtctttttcctgttttggtgGAATGAACTGTGCACACCAGAATCTCTTAGCAAAGCCACTTGCACTGGCAATATGAATCTGGGAGGCTTTTCATAAAAATGCAATTACAGTTCTGTACCCTCAATGTGGTTATGTTATAGGGTATAAACAGATCTGTCAGGACTTTGCTTTTACAACTTGTTTTTGTGCAGGCCTGAGAGTGTAAGGACAGTCAGGGATTGTGCTTGGCTGCCCTGTGGAAACCCCATGAGAGTGGAGTAACCTGGTCAGGTATCCTGATCCTGCCCTCAGCCTTTTACTGCAGTGGGGCTTTTTTGTGCCTTGTCCTTACACTTCAGTGCCAGGAGTCTGGAGAGGATAAGAGGATAAGCTCTGTCCCAAACACTCTAGACTAAATGCAGTTCTGGATTTTGCTTTACAGTGTGATACTCAGGAGTAAGTCCCTCTTGACTTGATGTCCTTGTATAGCAGTGCTTCTGATGGGAATGAGATACTGTGTTATCTCATGGACACATCACTGCagttaacagaagaaaaatcccCCAGTCTGTGTAAATAGTTCATGTTATTGCTTGATTTCTTGCTGAAGGCAATAAGGATTCATCAGCTTAGTGCAGCCTGATGAAGAATTCTCACATTTCATATAGATATGTCTGCCTTCCCCTTCACAAACACACTATCCAAGGGACATTCTTCAACAGTTCTCATGATACAATTCTTACCTTTCACTTAAATACCAAATATCCTGCATATCTGAGATTAGCTCTTTCATGAACAATAGAATATGCTTTCAGTTTTAATAGTCTTCACCACTTGTCTTGCAGCAGTGCCTTGTAATTCAAGTGTGGTATATGAATTATTATTACTGATAGTGCAGGACAACTTACTTTAGAACTCAGTTGTGTAgctttgtgctttgctttggcCATACCATGCTGCTCTGTTCATGAGTGTCATTTGCCTTGGCAGCTGAGACAGCCCCTGCAGCATTTgagcccagctccagccttcCCTGGTGACCTGAACAACGAGCTCCTCGTGATCTGAGCTGTGCAGTTCTTGAGCATGAATGAGCCTTCATGGACATCTTTGACTCCAGGGACCACTCCCAGCAGAGATGGAGTGCAGACTTGGGAGGAGCATGGGAAGCACTGAGGAACAGCCTGGTAGTGAGCAGGGCTGTCTTTGCTCAGGTGAAGGTTCCAGGCTGGGGTTTTGTTGCTGAAATAGAATGGGCTGACAACTGGATTGAGACCTTCCCATTTGTTCCCAGCAGACCCCAGTGATGACTGGTACTTGAGGTCATGTTTGACATCAGTGTGATGTAGGAGCTTGCTGCAGAGAGTAAATGTGTGTATACCTCATTATGAGGCAAAAATAACTGATTTCTATTATGTCTTCCTGAACAAAACAGATCACATTCCCCCCTAAGCTAAAACAGGAAACAGTTGAGTAAAAATCGACAGTTTTTTTATGGAGATGAGGAGCAGCAAAAGCTTCAGTCTCTTTAGAGGAGGCAAAACTGTCAGTGCTGTTACTATTTTTGAGAACTAGGACATTTGTGCTGCTACTCTGAAACATTTTCTGAGATTTGCTTTCCCAAATTAGCATTCCTCTGTACTTACAGTGATCTAGCTCACTTCTAAAATGTTAGTCAAATATGCAGACTACTGATGTCTTCTGAGAATGAGGGGAGGGAACTCCAACCCTTTGGAGGAGTCTGGGCCTTggtaagacagaaggcaagaGAAAGTGAACAATTTTTTGTTCTGCCTAAAGCTGATGGAAAATCAGGAATTCTGCAGGATTTTCATTCCTGTTCTTTGAGCTTTGCTACCAATACTGAAAGAATTAGTCTTAATTTGATAGGGGGTTAATAAGCTATGTTGGGAACTCAGAGAGTTTCTGAATTAGTgtaattaaatgctttttccttcctctctctaaCAGAACTTTTAAAATTCACTAGCCCTTGATTCCTTAAACCCTATAAAGAGTTACCATTTTTAGGTGATGCTCTGTGAGCAATCCCATTGATGTCACTGAGTGTGGAATAAGCCTATTACCAAAGGGAAGAATTTGAAGTAGCTTTTTCCAACACGATacctgaatttaaaaataaccaaCCTTTCTCTGCTTGTGAAAGTCAAACTAAAAGCATTTGGCACTGTCcattcctcttctccagcttccACAGAAAGTCACACTCATGGAAGGGAGTTAAAGGCTTCATAACAGACCCTTTGTAGCTGAGTTATCAGTAAGGTGATGAAGGTTAAGTTCTGTCTGAAGTGACCACAAAGATTCCATTCATTGACTTTACCAGGACTGTTCCCATTCATAAATCAGAGGTTAAACTGAAATCACAAACATACTGTTGCAATAGCATGAGCTGCTCCTGTTGGTTCATTTAGTTTTGGAAGCATTTccagatgaagatttctcaaGTCCTTATGCTGTAGGACTTGCCTCCCTTCAGGTACCTGTGGTTGTTTTGATACCCCCAAAATACCTGCATTTACTGAGAATTGGGGTCCATGCCTGCACTGTGATTGTGCCCCTTCACCATGATTTGTAAGTGGTTTTGCACAAGCTGCCCATGAGCTCCTTTAAGGAGGAAACTTTCAAACAATGGATCTCTGATTGGACTGATGAGATAGAGTTGGTAGGAAGGGAGGGACCTCTCTAAAAAAccagagcagctctccagaAGTCCTGGAGGACCTGGAAGGACTTCATGTGCCAAATGACTGGGTGGGTTGTTCCTC from Pithys albifrons albifrons isolate INPA30051 chromosome 22, PitAlb_v1, whole genome shotgun sequence carries:
- the SLC25A33 gene encoding solute carrier family 25 member 33, producing the protein MAGGPQENTLLHLFAGGCGGTVGAIFTCPLEVIKTRLQSSKLAFRTVYYPQVQLGTISGEGMVRPTSVSPGLFSVLKSILEKEGPRSLFRGLGPNLVGVAPSRAVYFGCYSKAKEQFNNMFVPNSNIVHVCSAGSAAFITNSLMNPIWMVKTRMQLERKVRGSKPMNALQCAKYVYQTEGVCGFYRGLTASYAGISETIICFAIYESLKKHLKEVQPPPSSNGTERNSTNFFGLMFAAAVSKGCASCIAYPHEVIRTRLREEGTKYKAFVQTARLVAREEGYLAFYRGLFAQLIRQIPNTAIVLSTYELIVYLLEDHVK